A genome region from Aliivibrio salmonicida LFI1238 includes the following:
- the htpG gene encoding molecular chaperone HtpG, with protein MSEQTINNKETRGFQSEVKQLLHLMIHSLYSNKEIFLRELISNASDASDKLRFKALSNGDLYEGNADLGVKISFNVEANTLTISDNGIGMGREDVIEHLGTIAKSGTADFFSKLSEDQSKDSQLIGQFGVGFYSAFIVADAVTVRTRVAGAAKDQAVQWHSEGEGDYTIEDVTKESRGTDIILHMRDEGKEFLSEWRLKEVIGKYSDHIGIPVSIWTVEKDEEGKETEGKWEQVNKAQALWTRNKSEIEDAEYQEFYKHVSHDFADPLTWSHNKVEGKNDYTSLLYIPAKAPFDMMNRDHKSGLKLYVQRVFVMDDAEQFMPSYLRFVKGLIDSNDLALNVSREILQDNKVTQSLRGACTKRVLSMLEKIAKKDNDKYLSFWKEFGQVLKEGLAEDFANKDKIAGLLRFASTNKDSSEQAISLASYVERMKEDQDKIFYLTSDSYAAAKNSPHLEQFKSKGIEVVLMYDRIDEWLMSYLTEFDGKQFQSITKAGLDLSKFENEAEKEKQKETTEEFKSVVERTKAYLGDRVKEVRTTFKLATTPAVVVTDDFEMGTQMAKLLEAAGQAAPEVKYIFEINPEHALIKQMADEADEEAFGRWVEMLLGQAMLAERGSLDDPSQFLSAMNQLLSK; from the coding sequence ATGAGCGAACAAACTATTAATAACAAAGAAACACGCGGCTTTCAGTCAGAAGTTAAACAACTACTTCATCTAATGATTCATTCTTTATATTCAAATAAAGAAATATTTTTACGTGAGCTTATTTCAAACGCATCAGATGCTTCAGATAAATTACGTTTTAAAGCGTTATCAAACGGCGATTTATACGAAGGCAATGCCGATTTAGGTGTGAAAATTTCGTTTAATGTTGAAGCGAATACTCTAACCATTTCAGATAATGGTATTGGTATGGGTCGTGAAGATGTTATTGAACATTTGGGCACTATCGCGAAATCTGGTACGGCTGATTTCTTCTCAAAATTGTCAGAAGATCAAAGTAAAGATTCTCAACTTATCGGTCAGTTTGGCGTTGGTTTCTACTCTGCATTTATTGTCGCAGATGCGGTAACGGTTCGTACTCGTGTTGCTGGTGCAGCAAAAGATCAGGCAGTGCAATGGCACTCTGAAGGCGAAGGCGATTACACAATAGAAGATGTGACTAAAGAATCTCGTGGTACGGACATTATTCTTCACATGCGTGATGAAGGTAAAGAGTTCTTAAGTGAGTGGCGTCTAAAAGAAGTGATTGGTAAATATTCAGATCACATCGGCATCCCGGTTTCTATTTGGACTGTTGAAAAAGACGAAGAAGGTAAAGAGACTGAAGGTAAGTGGGAGCAAGTAAATAAAGCTCAAGCGCTTTGGACTCGTAATAAATCAGAAATTGAAGACGCAGAATACCAAGAATTTTATAAGCATGTATCTCATGACTTTGCTGATCCACTGACGTGGAGTCACAATAAAGTAGAAGGTAAAAACGACTACACTAGCTTATTGTATATTCCAGCTAAAGCTCCGTTTGATATGATGAATCGTGATCATAAAAGTGGTCTTAAACTTTATGTTCAACGCGTGTTTGTTATGGATGATGCTGAGCAGTTCATGCCGAGTTACCTACGATTTGTTAAAGGATTAATCGACTCGAATGATTTGGCTCTGAATGTTTCTCGCGAAATACTTCAAGACAACAAAGTGACTCAATCATTACGTGGTGCGTGTACAAAACGTGTATTAAGTATGCTTGAGAAGATAGCTAAAAAAGATAATGATAAATATTTATCTTTTTGGAAAGAGTTTGGGCAAGTATTAAAAGAAGGTTTGGCTGAAGATTTCGCCAATAAAGATAAAATTGCAGGCCTACTACGTTTTGCTTCTACTAATAAAGACAGCTCAGAACAAGCGATTAGCCTTGCGAGTTATGTTGAGCGCATGAAAGAAGATCAAGATAAGATTTTCTACCTAACATCTGATAGCTATGCGGCTGCGAAAAATAGCCCACACTTAGAGCAATTCAAATCAAAAGGCATTGAAGTTGTCTTAATGTATGACCGCATCGATGAGTGGCTAATGAGCTACTTAACTGAATTTGATGGCAAACAATTCCAATCAATTACCAAAGCTGGTTTGGATTTAAGCAAATTTGAAAACGAAGCGGAAAAAGAAAAACAAAAAGAAACAACAGAAGAATTTAAGTCAGTAGTTGAACGTACAAAAGCTTACTTAGGTGATCGTGTTAAAGAGGTTCGTACTACGTTTAAATTAGCGACTACGCCAGCCGTTGTTGTTACCGATGATTTTGAAATGGGTACACAAATGGCGAAACTTTTAGAAGCGGCTGGTCAAGCGGCGCCTGAAGTGAAGTACATTTTTGAAATTAACCCTGAGCATGCCCTGATTAAGCAAATGGCAGATGAAGCGGATGAAGAAGCATTTGGCCGTTGGGTTGAAATGCTACTTGGTCAAGCGATGCTAGCAGAGCGCGGCTCTTTAGATGATCCATCACAATTTCTAAGTGCAATGAATCAGTTATTATCAAAGTAA
- the adk gene encoding adenylate kinase, with the protein MRIILLGAPGAGKGTQAQFIMDKFGIPQISTGDMLRAAIIKAGTEMGKQAKSVIDAGQLVSDEIILGLVKERIAQEDCAKGFLLDGFPRTIPQADGLKENGVSIDYVLEFDVADEVIVERMSGRRAHLPSGRTYHVTFNPSKVEGQDDVTGEPLVIREDDKPETVLARLGVYHEQTAPLIAYYTKEAEAGKTEYLKFDGTKLVAEVSAEIEKVLS; encoded by the coding sequence ATGCGTATCATCCTTTTAGGTGCACCAGGTGCGGGTAAAGGTACTCAAGCTCAGTTCATCATGGATAAATTTGGTATTCCACAAATATCTACAGGTGACATGCTACGTGCAGCGATTATTAAAGCGGGCACTGAAATGGGCAAACAAGCGAAATCAGTAATTGATGCGGGTCAACTTGTCTCTGATGAGATCATTCTTGGTCTTGTTAAAGAGCGTATTGCTCAAGAAGATTGCGCTAAAGGTTTCCTATTAGATGGTTTCCCTCGTACGATCCCTCAAGCAGATGGCCTAAAAGAAAATGGCGTATCAATCGATTACGTTCTTGAGTTTGACGTTGCTGACGAAGTGATTGTTGAGCGTATGTCTGGTCGTCGTGCTCATCTTCCTTCTGGTCGTACTTATCATGTTACGTTCAACCCATCTAAGGTTGAAGGTCAAGATGATGTAACTGGCGAACCGCTGGTTATTCGTGAGGATGATAAACCAGAAACAGTTCTTGCTCGTTTAGGTGTTTACCATGAGCAAACTGCACCACTGATTGCTTATTACACTAAAGAAGCAGAAGCAGGTAAAACAGAATATCTTAAATTTGATGGTACTAAATTAGTAGCAGAAGTGAGTGCTGAGATCGAAAAAGTACTTTCGTAA